From Myxocyprinus asiaticus isolate MX2 ecotype Aquarium Trade chromosome 49, UBuf_Myxa_2, whole genome shotgun sequence, a single genomic window includes:
- the LOC127438101 gene encoding stonustoxin subunit beta-like: protein MLQMSEKVLDELNLRQFTKTEEGRRRLKPAVMSCRKALLVGCNVTDKCCEILASALQSSNSHLRDLDLSNNDLQDSGVKLLSDGLKSPNYACDLTLDPNTAFNHLSLLEGNRKLSCEMGEQSYPDHPKRFDQYLQVLCRKSLSGCCYWEAEWSGLGDMSVAYKGTGRKGESLDCKFGANNKSWILSCFGEKLTAWHDNGGTCIPPPSPLSNRVGVYLDWPAGILSFYMISDTHILIHLHTFNTTFTEPLYAGFVLYTSSVSLCNIGKH, encoded by the exons ATGCTTCAGATGTCAGAGAAAGTGCTGGATGAACTAAACCTCAGGCAATTCACCAAAACAGAGGAGGGTAGAAGGAGACTGAAACCAGCGGTGATGAGCTGCAGAAAAGCTCT GCTTGTCGGCTGTAATGTCACTGATAAGTGCTGTGAAATTTTGGCCTCTGCTCTGCAATCATCAAACTCTCACCTCAGAGATCTGGACCTGAGTAACAATGACCTGcaggattcaggagtgaagctgctctctgatggACTGAAGAGTCCAAACT ATGCCTGTGATCTCACACTGGACCCAAACACAGCATTCAATCATCTCTCTCTGTTAGAAGGGAACAGAAAGTTATCATGTGAAATGGGCGAGCAGTCATATCCTGATCATCCAAAGAGATTCGATCAATACCTTCAAGTTCTGTGTAGAAAGAGTCTCTCTGGATGTTGTTACTGGGAGGCTGAATGGAGCGGACTGGGCGATATGTCAGTGGCATATAAAGGAACTGGCAGAAAAGGAGAAAGTTTGGACTGTAAGTTTGGAGCCAATAACAAATCCTGGATTCTGAGCTGTTTTGGGGAGAAACTAACTGCCTGGCATGATAACGGGGGAACATGTATTCCTCCACCATCACCTCTGTCTAACAGAGTAGGAGTGTATCTGGACTGGCCGGCTGGCATTCTGTCCTTCTACATGATCTCTGACACACACATTCTCATACACTTGCACACATTCAACACCACATTTACTGAGCCCCTCTATGCCGGATTTGTGCTTTATACCTCTTCAGTGTCTCTATGTAACATTGGaaagcactga